A window from Thiovulum sp. ES encodes these proteins:
- a CDS encoding threonine dehydratase, medium form (PFAM: Pyridoxal-phosphate dependent enzyme~TIGRFAM: threonine ammonia-lyase, biosynthetic, long form; threonine dehydratase, medium form), with protein MNMINLGEIWGARDRLSKILTETPFVKSPILSKESGKNIFLKTENLQITGSFKIRGAFNRISNLSESERSKGVVASSAGNHAQGVAFSGQYFNIPTTIVMPENTPLTKVNGVKSYGAEVILHGTLYDDAYSYGKKLAEENEKVFIHPYEDSDVIAGQGTIGIELLQSGIDFDAVVVPIGGGGLISGVATAIKSLKPEIDIIGVVSAGATAQKQSFEKGETVSSPVKTIADGIAVKNGSEITLQYLKEYVDEVVAVDDEEIASAILYLLENHKIIVEGAGAVGVASVMHKKFDLDKYKNIAVITSGGNIDVTMLSVIIEKGLVKSNRKLKLQITLIDKHGSLKNLTEVFDKLGANIVHIGYDRTDTSISYGDANVSIDLEIKGSEHRKEIENALQNYKYKVL; from the coding sequence ATGAATATGATAAATTTAGGTGAAATTTGGGGAGCAAGAGATCGGCTCTCTAAAATTTTAACAGAGACTCCATTTGTTAAATCTCCAATTCTTTCAAAAGAGAGTGGAAAAAACATTTTCTTAAAAACAGAAAATTTACAAATTACTGGTTCATTTAAAATTCGTGGTGCATTTAATAGAATTTCAAACTTATCTGAAAGTGAAAGAAGCAAAGGTGTAGTTGCTTCAAGCGCAGGAAATCATGCTCAAGGTGTAGCATTTAGCGGACAATATTTTAATATTCCAACAACAATTGTTATGCCTGAAAATACTCCACTTACAAAAGTGAATGGAGTTAAAAGCTACGGTGCAGAAGTTATTTTACATGGAACTCTTTATGATGATGCTTATTCATATGGAAAAAAATTGGCAGAAGAGAATGAAAAAGTCTTTATTCACCCATACGAAGATTCTGATGTTATTGCGGGACAGGGAACAATTGGGATTGAGCTTTTACAGAGTGGTATAGATTTTGATGCTGTTGTTGTTCCCATTGGCGGAGGCGGACTAATTTCTGGAGTTGCAACAGCGATTAAATCTTTAAAACCAGAAATCGACATCATCGGAGTTGTTTCTGCTGGAGCAACTGCACAAAAGCAGAGTTTTGAAAAAGGCGAAACAGTCTCCTCTCCTGTTAAAACTATTGCCGATGGAATTGCTGTTAAAAATGGTTCTGAAATCACTTTGCAATATTTGAAAGAGTATGTGGATGAGGTCGTTGCAGTTGATGATGAAGAGATCGCTTCAGCAATTCTGTATCTTCTTGAAAATCACAAAATCATTGTCGAAGGTGCAGGTGCGGTTGGTGTTGCTTCTGTTATGCACAAAAAATTTGATTTAGACAAGTATAAAAATATCGCTGTTATTACAAGTGGCGGAAATATTGATGTTACCATGCTTTCTGTAATTATTGAAAAAGGTCTTGTCAAATCAAATCGAAAACTTAAATTGCAAATTACACTTATTGACAAACACGGTTCTCTTAAAAATTTAACTGAAGTTTTTGACAAGCTTGGTGCAAATATTGTTCATATTGGATATGACAGAACTGATACTTCAATTTCCTATGGAGATGCAAATGTCTCTATTGATTTAGAAATTAAAGGTTCTGAGCATCGCAAAGAGATTGAGAATGCCCTACAAAATTATAAATATAAGGTTTTGTAA
- a CDS encoding polyribonucleotide nucleotidyltransferase (PFAM: KH domain; S1 RNA binding domain; 3' exoribonuclease family, domain 1; Polyribonucleotide nucleotidyltransferase, RNA binding domain; 3' exoribonuclease family, domain 2~TIGRFAM: polyribonucleotide nucleotidyltransferase), with the protein MSIEIDFGNNSEIYRLNEIAKQADGSAWIQEKGTVLLATVVMDELAKSDDDFLPLTVQYVEKFYAIGKIPSGFIKREGKPSDFETLTSRIVDRALRPTFPKGFNYPVQISIFALSVEENADLQTLALKSASAALFVSSVPVKKSISSVRIGRSVDGGFLVNPNASERAESSLDLFVAGSKEELLMIEMRSVGKNVDGVQDNGKIDEDELVQAIDLAQKELERYNTFYEEKFSKFVREEKNVELVQKEESEELKNYISENYSEKLKEALTHLAQSERATILSSIADEVLAKLEEIHGENLEWDHDEISDALAKRKKEIMRSMVLNENKRADGRKTTEVRPITIETNILPQVHGSCLFTRGQTQALVTLTIGSNEDAQIFEELTSVTGQQEQFMVHYNFPGFSVGEASRLKGVGRRELGHGNLAKRALESSLDNVDDMTVRLVSEILESNGSSSMATVCGGALALRAGGQSTSELIAGVAMGLITEDDRYAILTDIMGLEDHDGDMDFKVAGSRDGITALQMDIKLGGISLKVLTEALYQARDARSHILGLMEEADAEIIVNRDVLPKVESFKISPSKVVDILGPAGKVIKGIIEEYSVKIDIDRETGDVKVVGRKYDNVENASEYIRKLADNRQLDEIYQVGSRYHGKVKDIAKFGAFVGLPSGHDGMIHISKISKARINDIADHLSVGDEVEVEIIAIKGKKIELKRIEK; encoded by the coding sequence TTGAGTATAGAAATAGATTTTGGCAATAATAGTGAAATTTACAGATTAAATGAGATTGCTAAACAGGCTGATGGGTCGGCATGGATTCAGGAAAAAGGGACTGTTCTTTTAGCAACAGTTGTTATGGACGAATTAGCAAAATCTGATGATGATTTTTTACCACTCACAGTTCAATATGTTGAAAAATTTTATGCAATTGGAAAAATTCCAAGCGGATTTATTAAAAGAGAAGGGAAACCGAGTGATTTTGAAACTCTAACTTCTCGAATTGTCGATAGAGCATTACGACCAACTTTTCCAAAAGGTTTTAATTACCCTGTTCAGATTTCAATTTTTGCACTGAGTGTTGAAGAGAATGCTGATTTACAAACTCTAGCATTAAAATCTGCTTCAGCTGCTCTTTTTGTTTCATCAGTTCCAGTTAAAAAATCAATTTCAAGTGTCCGAATTGGTCGTTCAGTCGATGGCGGTTTCCTTGTAAATCCAAATGCATCAGAGAGAGCTGAATCTTCACTTGATCTTTTTGTGGCTGGTTCTAAAGAAGAGCTACTTATGATTGAGATGAGAAGTGTTGGTAAAAATGTTGATGGTGTTCAAGACAACGGAAAAATTGATGAAGATGAACTTGTTCAAGCCATTGATTTGGCTCAAAAAGAGTTAGAGAGATACAACACTTTTTACGAAGAGAAATTTTCTAAATTTGTGCGAGAAGAGAAAAATGTAGAACTTGTTCAAAAAGAGGAATCTGAAGAACTTAAAAACTATATTTCTGAAAACTATTCTGAAAAATTGAAAGAGGCTTTAACTCATTTGGCTCAAAGTGAAAGAGCTACGATTTTATCTTCAATTGCTGATGAGGTTCTTGCAAAATTAGAAGAGATTCATGGCGAGAATTTGGAGTGGGATCACGATGAAATTTCTGATGCATTAGCTAAACGAAAAAAAGAGATCATGCGAAGTATGGTTCTTAATGAAAACAAAAGAGCGGACGGAAGAAAAACTACTGAAGTTCGACCAATTACAATTGAGACAAATATTCTGCCACAAGTTCATGGTTCTTGCCTATTTACTCGGGGACAAACTCAAGCACTTGTTACTTTAACAATTGGGTCAAATGAAGATGCACAAATTTTTGAAGAACTTACTTCTGTAACAGGTCAGCAAGAGCAATTTATGGTGCATTACAATTTCCCAGGATTTTCAGTTGGTGAAGCTTCAAGATTAAAAGGAGTTGGACGACGAGAATTAGGACACGGTAATCTTGCAAAAAGAGCTTTGGAATCTAGTTTGGATAATGTTGATGATATGACGGTTAGACTTGTTTCTGAAATCCTTGAGTCAAATGGTTCTTCATCAATGGCGACTGTTTGCGGTGGAGCATTGGCACTTCGAGCTGGTGGGCAATCAACAAGCGAACTAATTGCAGGTGTTGCCATGGGTCTTATTACTGAAGACGATCGATATGCAATTTTGACAGACATCATGGGACTTGAAGATCACGATGGAGATATGGATTTTAAAGTTGCGGGTTCTCGAGATGGAATTACAGCTTTACAAATGGATATTAAGCTTGGTGGAATTTCGCTTAAAGTTTTAACTGAAGCACTTTATCAGGCAAGAGATGCACGAAGCCACATTTTAGGACTTATGGAAGAAGCAGATGCTGAAATCATCGTAAATCGTGATGTTTTACCAAAAGTCGAGAGTTTTAAAATTAGTCCATCAAAAGTAGTTGATATTCTTGGACCAGCTGGAAAAGTTATTAAAGGAATTATTGAAGAGTATTCGGTAAAAATTGATATTGATCGGGAAACTGGCGATGTTAAAGTTGTTGGTCGAAAATATGATAATGTTGAAAATGCTTCTGAATATATTAGAAAATTAGCAGACAATCGACAACTTGATGAAATTTACCAAGTTGGTTCGCGATACCATGGGAAAGTAAAAGACATTGCTAAATTTGGTGCATTTGTTGGATTGCCGTCTGGACACGATGGTATGATTCACATTTCCAAAATTAGTAAAGCACGAATCAACGATATTGCTGATCATCTTTCTGTTGGCGATGAGGTCGAAGTTGAAATTATTGCTATTAAAGGCAAAAAAATCGAACTAAAACGAATTGAAAAATAG